One region of Verrucomicrobiales bacterium genomic DNA includes:
- a CDS encoding DUF1501 domain-containing protein — MKLHTFSPLDTSRRHFLRECGYGLGKLGLAGLLTGQLGLSAGAKILPKDALAVRQPHSAPKAKQVIHLFMAGAPSHLELFDHKPELARLQGKPIPPSVIGGQRYAFIKSDAAVLGPQFKFGRYGRSGIELSEVLPHLSKVVDDLCLVRSVRTDQFNHAPAQMLFQTGFPVPGRPSLGSWALYGLGSETQNLPAFVVMSTGAGISGGPALWSSGFLPTIYTGVRFRNSGDPILNMTNPAGVDRVIQRDTLDVVGALNQERLGVVGDPEIATRISQYEMAFRMQTSAPELTDLRSESRATLELYGCDPDKPSFARACLLARRMIERGVRFVNIFHEGWDAHSDVAGNVKDNCNKTDRASAALITDLKQRGLLDETLVVWGGEFGRTPMVETNPTLGRAQGRDHHPQAFSLWMAGGGVKAGTTFGATDDLGFHAVDNPVHVHDIQATILHLLGFDHERLTFHFQGRDYRLTDIHGKVVAGLLA, encoded by the coding sequence ATGAAATTGCACACATTTTCTCCGCTCGACACTTCCCGGCGGCACTTTCTCCGCGAGTGCGGTTATGGATTGGGCAAGCTTGGCCTGGCCGGGCTATTGACCGGGCAGCTGGGGCTTTCGGCGGGAGCGAAGATTCTTCCCAAGGATGCGTTGGCCGTGCGCCAGCCGCACTCGGCTCCGAAAGCCAAGCAGGTGATTCATCTGTTCATGGCCGGGGCTCCCAGCCATTTGGAGTTGTTTGACCACAAGCCCGAGCTCGCGCGCCTCCAGGGCAAGCCGATTCCACCGAGCGTGATCGGCGGTCAGCGCTACGCCTTTATCAAATCGGACGCCGCGGTTCTGGGACCCCAGTTCAAGTTCGGGCGGTATGGCCGGTCGGGCATTGAGCTGAGCGAGGTCTTGCCGCATCTGTCCAAAGTGGTCGACGATCTGTGCCTGGTGCGGTCGGTGCGCACGGACCAGTTCAATCATGCCCCGGCTCAGATGTTGTTCCAGACGGGGTTTCCCGTACCGGGCCGGCCGAGTCTGGGTTCTTGGGCGCTGTATGGGCTCGGATCGGAAACCCAAAACCTGCCGGCGTTTGTGGTGATGTCGACGGGGGCAGGGATCAGTGGAGGTCCGGCCCTGTGGTCCAGCGGATTCCTTCCCACCATCTATACCGGGGTCCGGTTTCGTAACTCCGGCGATCCTATTCTGAACATGACCAATCCCGCGGGAGTGGATCGAGTCATTCAGCGAGACACTTTGGATGTGGTGGGGGCCTTGAATCAGGAGCGTTTGGGAGTGGTTGGCGACCCGGAAATCGCAACCCGCATTTCTCAGTATGAGATGGCGTTTCGCATGCAAACCTCGGCGCCGGAGTTGACGGATCTCCGGAGCGAGAGTCGCGCGACGTTGGAGCTGTATGGCTGCGACCCTGACAAACCGTCCTTTGCGCGTGCCTGCCTGTTGGCTCGGCGGATGATTGAGCGCGGGGTGCGGTTTGTGAACATCTTTCACGAGGGCTGGGATGCTCATTCCGATGTAGCCGGCAATGTGAAGGATAATTGTAATAAGACGGATCGGGCATCGGCCGCACTCATCACCGATCTGAAGCAACGGGGGCTTCTTGACGAGACCTTGGTGGTGTGGGGAGGTGAGTTTGGCCGAACCCCTATGGTCGAGACCAATCCGACGTTGGGGCGTGCTCAGGGTCGGGATCATCATCCGCAGGCCTTTTCTCTCTGGATGGCGGGCGGAGGAGTCAAGGCGGGAACGACCTTTGGAGCCACGGACGATCTGGGTTTTCATGCGGTGGATAACCCGGTTCATGTTCACGATATTCAAGCCACGATCCTCCACCTGCTGGGGTTCGATCACGAGCGGCTCACCTTCCATTTCCAGGGGCGGGATTATCGACTGACTGATATCCACGGTAAAGTTGTCGCCGGGCTGCTGGCCTAG
- a CDS encoding CotH kinase family protein, which yields MNTGLWSLSQIRWMVCVALLAGVSGVVAKEASQSGGAQVYRRTNLFSIHLTFTPEQWGAMEPKGGDRGPFGGGGRGGGRGGFGPAMVLAPGFVSQGDVDRNGKLSKEEFTGLADRWFSAWDKDNTGQLTSQQVSLGISASMPLPGGGPGGPGGMNLQGAEGKRNGLASAAGVEFNYVRASLAIDGQEFKEVAVRYKGNGTFMESRGQLKRSMKIDLNEYTKGQKFFGLTTLNLHNNVTDPSWMNEPLSYQLFRDAGVPAPRNAYAQVFVTVPGQYDRTYLGLYTLIENPDKNFAEEQIGEKKGAIFKPVARVLFDDLGDDWSQYQQTFDPKQTLTQEQKQRVIDLCKWVSRSSDEEFAQNIHKFLDLPEFASFMAVTVWLANMDSILALGQNFLVYLHPKSQQFQFWPWDLDHSFGQFPMVGTQDQREQLSIQKPWQGENRFLERVFRVEAFKKLYLERMSQLSTSVFSPERIHGQIEELAQVIRPSVEKESQEKLEVFNKVVAGEAVRRARGGGPGPGGPEPGRGEGPGFNPGMFGDPPKPIRTFVTARSQSVSDQLAGKSPGLQIDRMGFGGRGRGGRPGGPGGPGGPGGPGEFIGRTFFDALDADKNGSLSRAEFRTGFSKWFGAWDGDADGVLTEDQLRAGINQDLSPFRGR from the coding sequence ATGAACACGGGTCTTTGGTCGCTTTCTCAGATTCGGTGGATGGTTTGCGTTGCCTTGCTGGCAGGTGTCAGCGGCGTGGTCGCTAAGGAGGCTTCACAATCCGGGGGGGCTCAGGTTTATCGGCGGACGAATCTCTTCTCGATCCATCTCACCTTCACGCCGGAGCAGTGGGGGGCCATGGAACCAAAGGGTGGCGACCGTGGTCCATTTGGCGGAGGCGGACGAGGGGGCGGTCGGGGTGGATTCGGCCCGGCGATGGTTCTCGCGCCTGGGTTTGTCTCGCAAGGCGACGTCGACCGGAACGGGAAACTTTCCAAAGAGGAGTTCACCGGATTGGCCGATCGCTGGTTCTCCGCGTGGGACAAGGACAATACCGGGCAACTCACTTCTCAGCAGGTCAGCCTGGGGATTTCTGCGTCCATGCCGTTGCCTGGCGGTGGTCCTGGGGGTCCTGGTGGCATGAATCTTCAAGGCGCGGAAGGTAAGCGCAACGGTCTGGCATCGGCTGCCGGAGTTGAGTTCAACTATGTCCGAGCGTCGCTGGCTATTGACGGTCAGGAGTTCAAGGAGGTGGCTGTTCGCTATAAAGGAAATGGGACCTTTATGGAGTCCCGTGGCCAGCTAAAGCGATCGATGAAGATCGATTTGAACGAGTACACCAAGGGGCAGAAGTTCTTTGGCCTGACCACCCTGAACCTGCACAACAACGTGACTGACCCTAGTTGGATGAATGAGCCGTTGAGCTACCAATTGTTTCGCGACGCTGGAGTTCCGGCGCCGAGGAATGCCTATGCTCAGGTGTTCGTGACGGTGCCGGGACAATACGATCGGACCTATCTGGGGCTGTACACTCTCATCGAGAACCCCGACAAAAATTTTGCTGAGGAGCAGATCGGGGAGAAGAAGGGCGCAATCTTCAAGCCGGTGGCTCGGGTTCTGTTTGATGACTTGGGGGACGACTGGTCTCAGTATCAACAGACATTTGACCCTAAGCAGACGTTGACCCAGGAGCAGAAGCAGCGGGTGATCGATCTTTGCAAGTGGGTGTCCCGCAGCAGTGATGAGGAGTTTGCTCAGAACATTCATAAGTTCCTCGATCTTCCCGAGTTCGCCAGCTTCATGGCCGTCACGGTCTGGCTCGCGAACATGGATAGCATCCTGGCTTTGGGACAGAATTTCTTGGTTTACCTGCATCCCAAATCTCAGCAGTTCCAATTCTGGCCTTGGGATCTGGACCATTCATTTGGGCAGTTTCCTATGGTTGGAACCCAGGATCAACGGGAACAGTTGAGCATTCAAAAGCCCTGGCAGGGAGAAAATCGTTTCTTGGAGCGGGTGTTTCGGGTGGAGGCGTTCAAGAAGCTCTACCTGGAGAGGATGTCGCAGTTAAGCACGAGCGTGTTCAGTCCCGAACGAATCCATGGCCAAATTGAGGAGTTGGCCCAGGTGATCCGTCCCTCCGTGGAGAAGGAGTCCCAGGAGAAGCTCGAGGTCTTCAACAAGGTGGTGGCTGGTGAGGCGGTACGACGAGCACGGGGTGGTGGGCCAGGTCCCGGCGGCCCGGAACCGGGCAGGGGCGAAGGGCCTGGGTTTAACCCGGGCATGTTCGGTGACCCTCCCAAGCCGATTCGTACCTTTGTCACCGCGCGTTCTCAATCGGTATCTGACCAATTGGCCGGCAAATCCCCGGGTCTTCAAATCGACCGAATGGGTTTTGGTGGCCGTGGACGGGGAGGCCGGCCGGGTGGACCGGGTGGACCGGGTGGACCGGGTGGACCGGGCGAGTTCATCGGCCGAACCTTCTTCGATGCCTTGGACGCGGACAAGAACGGCTCACTGAGTCGGGCGGAGTTTCGAACTGGATTTTCGAAGTGGTTTGGGGCTTGGGATGGCGATGCCGATGGGGTTTTGACTGAGGACCAATTGCGAGCAGGCATCAATCAAGATTTGAGTCCTTTCCGGGGGCGTTGA
- a CDS encoding DUF2892 domain-containing protein: MKQHFFSPNIGTGGRLLRGAGGLALLAGAWFGFSYAPWLGLVLLASSLFVLFEAARGWCVMRACGIKTKL; this comes from the coding sequence GTGAAACAGCACTTCTTCTCTCCCAATATCGGCACCGGTGGCCGCCTGCTCCGTGGAGCCGGAGGACTCGCCCTGCTGGCAGGCGCCTGGTTCGGATTTAGCTACGCGCCCTGGCTGGGACTCGTGCTGCTCGCCTCCAGTTTATTTGTCCTCTTCGAAGCGGCCCGCGGCTGGTGCGTGATGCGGGCCTGCGGAATCAAAACCAAGCTGTGA
- a CDS encoding MerR family transcriptional regulator, which translates to MSDLIHSIRVVAQRTGLSPHVIRVWEKRYGAVRPSRTETNRRLYSEAEVERLSLLKQVIAAGHSIGNVAGLEMERLRSLVENEPAPGGTRLGEEEKTLSSAESFLAECLRATRELDSTALNHALQAGNVKLGAQGLLQQVVGPLVQRLGTLWRAGELTAAHEHFATGVIRTFLGKGVSPFVSANQHARLIVATPAGQLHELGALLVYAAATNLGWRVIYLGASLPAAEIAGAALQNGVRAVALSIVYPEDDPQMDHELRRLRQLLPPEVSLIVGGRAAEAYRMSIESIGAFLIADLNALCSTLDQLRRPAKQGAA; encoded by the coding sequence ATGTCGGACTTGATTCATTCGATCAGAGTGGTGGCTCAGAGAACGGGTCTAAGCCCCCATGTGATCCGGGTATGGGAAAAGCGCTATGGGGCAGTTCGTCCTTCCCGAACCGAAACCAACCGCCGACTTTATTCCGAGGCCGAGGTGGAACGGCTCAGTCTGCTAAAGCAAGTTATCGCGGCTGGTCACAGCATAGGAAATGTCGCCGGCCTGGAGATGGAACGGCTCAGGAGCCTAGTGGAGAATGAACCTGCCCCCGGCGGCACACGACTAGGGGAGGAAGAGAAGACGCTGAGCTCAGCGGAGTCCTTCCTCGCAGAATGCCTGAGGGCGACCCGAGAGCTGGACTCAACAGCCCTCAACCATGCGCTGCAGGCTGGAAATGTTAAATTGGGGGCCCAGGGCCTGCTTCAGCAGGTGGTAGGCCCCCTGGTTCAACGTCTCGGCACCCTCTGGCGCGCTGGGGAACTCACTGCGGCACATGAGCACTTTGCCACGGGCGTGATTCGAACCTTCCTGGGCAAAGGGGTAAGCCCCTTCGTGAGCGCGAATCAGCACGCAAGGCTGATTGTCGCGACACCGGCCGGGCAACTGCACGAACTAGGAGCGCTCCTGGTGTACGCGGCGGCGACCAATCTGGGATGGCGGGTGATTTATTTGGGAGCCAGCCTGCCGGCGGCAGAGATCGCCGGGGCCGCACTACAAAATGGCGTCCGGGCGGTCGCGCTCAGCATTGTGTATCCAGAGGATGACCCGCAGATGGACCACGAACTCCGCCGGCTCCGCCAGCTTCTCCCCCCGGAGGTGTCATTGATCGTGGGGGGACGAGCCGCAGAAGCCTATCGAATGTCTATCGAAAGCATCGGCGCTTTTCTCATCGCCGATCTGAACGCTCTCTGCAGCACCCTGGATCAGCTGCGCAGGCCCGCCAAACAAGGAGCCGCGTGA
- a CDS encoding sigma-70 family RNA polymerase sigma factor, whose product MELAPSAVVVDEPASTSAVVDAEASSETVKWAAADLVTLYMRDAGREPLLTAEEEVELSDRVQQGDDLARDRMIRANLRLVVKIAREYEHLGLPLLDLVNEGNIGLMTAVDRFDPRKGAKFSTYSSLWIRQQIRRAVANQGKTIRLPINVVEKVYHLSQAAARFRGQYGRDASHEELAAELDMSPARVRQIREASVRPASLDAPLGLDDANRLADVIADENGERPDEHLEQKNSLELLREVLPKLPKRQASILNLRFGLDGSNAKTLEEIGALMGVTRERIRQLQNLALSKLRRLMQQRDLIFVAA is encoded by the coding sequence ATGGAATTGGCTCCGTCGGCGGTGGTGGTCGACGAACCCGCGTCCACTTCTGCGGTGGTGGATGCGGAAGCTTCCTCGGAAACGGTGAAGTGGGCTGCGGCTGACCTGGTGACGCTCTACATGAGGGATGCGGGCAGGGAGCCGCTCCTGACTGCCGAGGAAGAGGTTGAACTTTCCGATCGGGTTCAGCAAGGCGACGACCTCGCTCGAGATCGGATGATCCGCGCCAACCTTCGTCTGGTGGTCAAGATTGCCCGCGAGTATGAGCACCTAGGCCTGCCGCTCTTGGATTTGGTGAATGAGGGAAACATCGGTTTGATGACGGCGGTTGATCGTTTCGATCCCCGTAAGGGCGCCAAGTTCTCCACCTACAGCTCGCTCTGGATTCGGCAGCAGATTCGCCGCGCCGTGGCGAACCAGGGCAAGACCATCCGGCTTCCGATCAATGTGGTGGAGAAAGTCTACCATCTCAGCCAGGCGGCTGCCCGCTTCCGAGGCCAGTATGGCCGAGACGCGAGCCATGAGGAGTTGGCTGCCGAACTCGACATGAGCCCGGCTCGAGTTCGTCAGATCCGCGAAGCTTCTGTTCGGCCGGCCTCATTGGATGCACCTCTGGGTTTGGATGATGCGAACCGCCTGGCGGACGTGATTGCCGACGAGAATGGCGAGCGTCCTGACGAACATCTGGAGCAGAAGAACTCCCTTGAATTGCTTCGCGAAGTCCTTCCCAAACTCCCGAAGCGGCAGGCCAGCATTCTCAACCTCCGGTTTGGGCTCGACGGCAGCAACGCCAAGACGCTTGAAGAGATCGGGGCCCTGATGGGAGTGACTCGGGAACGCATCCGCCAGTTGCAGAATCTGGCTCTTTCGAAGTTGCGCCGGCTGATGCAGCAACGTGATTTGATTTTCGTCGCCGCCTAA
- the crtI gene encoding phytoene desaturase, with translation MKLDTVIVGAGPGGLATAILLAAAGLRVKVLERLPIVGGRTSRIESEGYKFDLGPTFFLYPRILDEIFRAAGTSLDAEVEMVRLDPQYRIQFGSGGRMDCTADISRMEKQIGELSPADVPGFRRFLTENREKLQQIQPCLESPFLGWQDVVNLRLLKLLPVVRPHQSVDAYLRRFFSDERVRLAFCFQSKYLGMSPFRCPSLFSILSFLEYEYGVFHPLGGCAAVTEAMARVATRLGVEICLNQQVKGFLLEGRKAVGVRTDEGEVRASTVVLNADFARSMKRLVPNEVRRRWTDEKIARKKFSCSTFMMYLGVEGQFDLPHHTIHISESYERNLDEIENQHVLSADPSFYVQNACVTDPSLAPRGHSSLYVLAPVTHQHPNVDWNREKGPFRELLYRQMAKAGYGDVAGRVKYEKIITPDQWDQTYEIHQGATFNLAHTLDQMLHLRPRNRFEDLDGVYLVGGGTHPGSGLPVIFESARISSRLLLEDLGRSGCMTAGSDGGESALPLGGSGAVKSVLPETAGTLRRWFASKLSGASSPSGVAASTPSSPA, from the coding sequence ATGAAGCTCGATACTGTTATTGTTGGAGCTGGGCCGGGCGGCCTGGCCACCGCTATCTTGCTGGCTGCCGCCGGTCTTCGAGTGAAGGTTTTGGAGCGCTTGCCGATCGTTGGGGGACGCACTTCCCGCATTGAATCGGAGGGCTACAAGTTCGATTTGGGACCTACCTTTTTCCTTTACCCGAGAATTCTCGATGAGATTTTCCGAGCGGCGGGGACCTCTCTGGACGCGGAGGTGGAGATGGTCCGACTGGATCCCCAGTATCGCATTCAGTTCGGGAGTGGCGGACGGATGGACTGCACGGCGGACATTTCGCGGATGGAGAAGCAGATCGGGGAGCTCTCGCCGGCGGATGTGCCGGGGTTCCGTCGGTTTCTGACCGAGAATCGGGAGAAACTCCAGCAGATTCAACCCTGTCTAGAAAGCCCTTTCCTGGGATGGCAGGACGTGGTGAACCTGCGGTTGCTCAAGCTGTTGCCGGTGGTGCGTCCTCATCAATCGGTCGATGCTTATCTACGCCGTTTCTTCTCCGACGAGCGTGTCCGTCTGGCCTTTTGCTTCCAGTCCAAGTATTTGGGGATGTCTCCTTTCCGTTGTCCTAGCCTCTTTAGCATCCTGAGTTTCTTGGAATACGAATACGGGGTTTTCCACCCCCTCGGTGGATGTGCCGCGGTTACGGAAGCCATGGCTCGCGTGGCAACCCGGTTGGGGGTAGAAATCTGTCTCAACCAGCAGGTTAAGGGCTTCCTTTTGGAGGGGAGAAAGGCCGTCGGGGTCCGCACGGACGAGGGAGAAGTTCGTGCCTCGACCGTGGTACTCAACGCCGACTTTGCTCGGTCTATGAAGCGACTGGTGCCAAATGAGGTCAGGCGCCGATGGACCGACGAGAAGATCGCTCGCAAGAAGTTCTCGTGCTCCACCTTCATGATGTACTTGGGGGTCGAGGGCCAATTTGATCTTCCGCACCACACCATTCACATCTCCGAGAGTTACGAACGGAATTTGGATGAGATCGAGAATCAGCATGTATTGAGCGCCGATCCGAGCTTCTACGTCCAGAACGCCTGCGTTACGGATCCCTCCCTGGCGCCGAGGGGGCACAGCAGTCTGTACGTCCTGGCTCCCGTGACCCACCAGCATCCGAATGTGGATTGGAACCGGGAAAAAGGTCCCTTCCGGGAGCTGCTTTACCGACAGATGGCCAAGGCAGGATACGGTGATGTGGCAGGCCGGGTTAAGTATGAAAAGATCATCACTCCTGACCAGTGGGACCAAACCTACGAAATCCACCAAGGAGCCACCTTCAACCTGGCACACACTCTCGATCAAATGCTGCATCTGCGTCCGCGGAACCGTTTCGAAGATCTGGACGGGGTCTATTTGGTGGGAGGCGGCACGCATCCAGGAAGCGGCCTGCCGGTGATTTTTGAAAGTGCCCGCATCAGCTCCCGTCTCCTGCTGGAAGACTTGGGTCGGTCGGGCTGCATGACAGCCGGTTCCGACGGCGGCGAGTCGGCACTGCCACTCGGAGGTTCCGGGGCGGTCAAATCGGTGCTCCCGGAGACCGCGGGGACCCTCCGTCGGTGGTTTGCTAGTAAGCTTAGCGGGGCGTCGAGTCCGAGCGGCGTCGCCGCATCCACCCCCAGTTCTCCTGCATGA
- a CDS encoding aldehyde dehydrogenase family protein: MILDHDSRSPASTPMVDDLGAAMRITRWAQTVWACTPIQQRLRILRRFRSNVAAGGAAIAGLSAQVRQRPLEEVLASEVLPLVEACRFLEREAASVLAPRRLGAAGRPLWLGRVRTQVTREPLGVVLIIAPSNYPLLLPGVQLLQALAAGNAVWVKPAPKTSGPILKLASLLVEAGLDPNLIKVLPESVESARAAMSVGIDKVLFTGSSSAGRDVLAFLAPRGIPATVELSGVDPVVILPDADLDLAADALAFGLCLNSGRTCMAPRRVFVPAALLSALEERLATRLKAGSVSTLPSPQILLVDGHPLRPDSVEAGARWVVGSAHRGPAVLSGIRPDSLILQSEWMSPLLVLVAVGDEDEAVRCANDCAYALGASVFTQDEAAGWDLAHRLRGGVVSINDLIVPTGDARIPFGGRASSGFGVTRGPEGLLDLTVPKVVTRTAGRFRPAFAAPQPGDAALFGGYLRCAHSFSIFDRCAGLLEMLKAMATRSRRNQDL; the protein is encoded by the coding sequence ATGATTCTTGACCACGATAGCCGATCTCCCGCGTCCACCCCGATGGTCGACGACCTCGGAGCTGCGATGCGGATCACTCGCTGGGCTCAAACGGTCTGGGCCTGCACTCCAATTCAGCAGCGCCTGCGCATCCTTCGGCGCTTTCGATCGAACGTGGCTGCTGGGGGGGCCGCCATCGCCGGCCTCAGCGCTCAGGTGCGTCAACGTCCCCTCGAGGAGGTTCTGGCCTCGGAAGTATTGCCCTTGGTGGAAGCTTGTCGGTTTTTGGAGCGTGAGGCGGCCTCCGTCCTGGCTCCTCGGCGACTGGGGGCCGCGGGCCGCCCTCTCTGGCTCGGTCGAGTTCGTACCCAGGTGACGCGCGAACCTCTCGGCGTGGTTCTGATCATTGCTCCCTCCAACTATCCACTCTTGCTGCCCGGAGTTCAGTTACTTCAGGCCTTGGCGGCCGGGAATGCGGTATGGGTTAAGCCGGCTCCCAAAACATCCGGTCCCATTCTCAAATTGGCCTCTCTTCTTGTCGAGGCGGGCTTGGATCCGAATCTGATCAAGGTCCTGCCTGAGAGTGTCGAGTCTGCCAGGGCGGCCATGTCGGTGGGCATCGATAAGGTTTTGTTCACGGGATCTTCCAGCGCCGGCCGCGATGTCCTGGCTTTTCTGGCGCCCCGAGGCATTCCCGCGACTGTGGAGCTGAGCGGGGTTGATCCGGTGGTGATCCTTCCCGATGCCGACCTCGATTTAGCCGCCGATGCGCTGGCCTTTGGGCTTTGTCTGAACTCGGGCCGAACCTGCATGGCCCCGCGGCGGGTGTTCGTGCCTGCTGCATTGCTGTCTGCCCTGGAGGAGCGGCTCGCCACGCGGCTGAAGGCTGGTTCGGTCTCCACCCTTCCAAGTCCCCAGATTCTCCTTGTGGACGGGCACCCTCTCCGTCCGGATTCCGTGGAAGCCGGGGCACGGTGGGTGGTGGGCTCGGCGCATCGGGGGCCCGCAGTGCTCAGCGGCATTCGGCCTGACAGCCTGATTCTGCAATCCGAATGGATGTCCCCGCTCTTGGTGTTGGTGGCGGTGGGAGACGAGGACGAGGCCGTTCGGTGCGCCAATGACTGCGCCTATGCCCTGGGGGCATCCGTGTTCACCCAGGACGAAGCCGCCGGCTGGGACCTTGCCCACCGGTTGCGCGGTGGTGTGGTTTCGATCAATGACCTCATTGTGCCGACCGGCGATGCCCGGATCCCGTTTGGTGGCCGCGCTTCAAGCGGGTTCGGTGTGACCCGGGGCCCTGAGGGGCTGCTTGATCTCACCGTGCCCAAGGTGGTCACCCGCACCGCGGGGCGCTTTCGTCCTGCCTTTGCGGCCCCTCAGCCCGGGGATGCTGCGCTCTTCGGAGGCTACCTTCGTTGCGCTCACAGCTTCAGCATTTTCGACCGCTGTGCGGGTCTCTTGGAGATGCTCAAAGCCATGGCTACTCGAAGTCGAAGGAACCAAGATTTATGA
- the crtI gene encoding phytoene desaturase: MKRSDETKVGIVGSGLAGLSAACTLAARGYSVVLFERNDWLGGKAAQLEGDGFRFDMGPTILTIPSVLRRVFAEAGRNMEDYLDLIRLDPQWRCFFDDGSSLDLIEDTKQMAARLDAFAPGRGSGAGYQAFMSLSERLNQISQKFFFYKPIGGLSDMFDFKTSFDAGVLSDVLAMRMGRTVASTVRAFNPDPRVAQMIDHYTQYVGSSPYGSPAVLCGIAHMQTDEGIWYPKGGTRAVPNALFRLAQELGVEFRMQASIEQILHRDGQVVGVRTADGETVPLSAVVSNADAVRTHRELLGGKVSSRFEGRRDYEPACSGVVLYLGLNRRYEHLAHHDFVFSRDPHEEFDWIYRRGEPAPDPTCYLAATSCTEPGTAPEGGEALYVLVHTPYLRPHHDWSAMFPAYRKVILEKLKRTGGMKDIESRIVFERALTPQDIHDRYRVLNGAIYGLASHGRFLGAFKPGNRSPDLKGLYLAGGAAHPGPGMPMVLMSGWIAADTLDRDGFVARGDSRGMGEREAVGEVAAVL; encoded by the coding sequence ATGAAACGTTCAGACGAAACCAAAGTTGGAATTGTGGGTAGCGGTCTCGCTGGTTTGTCAGCGGCCTGCACGCTGGCGGCGCGCGGCTACTCGGTCGTGCTTTTCGAGCGCAACGATTGGCTGGGTGGTAAGGCGGCCCAACTCGAAGGCGATGGCTTTCGCTTTGACATGGGGCCGACCATTCTGACGATCCCCTCGGTCCTGCGGCGGGTTTTCGCGGAGGCTGGCCGGAACATGGAGGATTATCTGGATCTGATCCGACTTGATCCGCAGTGGCGGTGTTTCTTTGACGATGGGTCCAGTCTTGATTTGATCGAGGACACGAAGCAGATGGCGGCCAGACTCGACGCCTTTGCTCCCGGCCGTGGTAGCGGAGCTGGCTATCAAGCGTTCATGTCTCTGAGCGAGCGACTGAACCAGATTTCTCAAAAGTTTTTCTTCTACAAGCCCATTGGTGGGTTGAGTGACATGTTCGACTTTAAGACCTCGTTTGACGCCGGGGTGCTTTCTGATGTTCTCGCCATGCGCATGGGTAGAACCGTGGCGTCCACTGTTCGAGCTTTTAATCCGGATCCTCGCGTCGCCCAAATGATCGACCATTACACCCAATACGTGGGGTCGTCCCCCTACGGCTCTCCGGCGGTGTTGTGTGGGATCGCACACATGCAGACGGACGAGGGGATCTGGTATCCGAAGGGAGGCACCCGCGCCGTTCCGAACGCCCTCTTCAGGCTCGCGCAGGAGCTGGGGGTTGAGTTCCGAATGCAGGCGAGCATTGAGCAGATTCTGCATCGTGACGGCCAAGTGGTCGGAGTGCGGACGGCGGATGGTGAGACGGTTCCTCTGTCTGCGGTGGTTTCGAATGCGGACGCTGTCCGTACGCACCGGGAACTGCTGGGTGGAAAAGTGTCCAGCCGCTTTGAGGGACGTCGCGACTATGAGCCGGCTTGCTCAGGAGTGGTTCTGTATCTTGGCTTGAATCGCAGGTACGAGCATCTAGCCCACCATGATTTCGTGTTCAGCCGCGATCCTCACGAGGAGTTCGATTGGATCTACCGGCGAGGTGAGCCGGCTCCCGACCCGACCTGCTACCTGGCGGCGACGAGCTGCACGGAGCCCGGCACCGCGCCCGAGGGCGGCGAAGCTCTCTATGTGCTGGTGCACACACCCTATCTGCGACCTCACCACGACTGGTCCGCGATGTTTCCCGCTTACCGAAAAGTCATTCTGGAAAAGCTCAAGCGTACTGGCGGCATGAAAGACATCGAGAGTCGAATCGTCTTCGAGCGTGCGTTGACACCACAGGATATTCACGATCGGTATCGGGTCTTGAACGGCGCCATCTATGGGCTGGCGAGTCATGGGCGGTTTCTCGGGGCATTCAAGCCTGGGAATCGATCGCCCGACTTGAAGGGGCTCTATCTGGCTGGCGGCGCGGCCCATCCTGGTCCTGGCATGCCCATGGTGCTCATGAGCGGATGGATCGCAGCGGACACTCTGGATCGCGATGGTTTTGTTGCTCGAGGTGATTCTCGTGGGATGGGAGAGCGAGAGGCTGTTGGAGAGGTGGCGGCTGTGCTGTGA